The Myxococcus virescens genome includes the window TGAAGCTCACGAGGGAGGCACCACGTGCTCGGGCGGCGCGTCCAGCTTCCGGTTTCGGCTCCTCGGATGTGGACGCGAAACACGAACTGGGCCGCGAATTCGTCCACCTCGTCCTCCCTCTGGGAGGGGGGCATGGTGGGCTGGCTTGACGGTGGGGCGCGAGAAGTAGTCCACCGCGCGGCGCTGTGGGCCGCCCCTTCTACCCTGCGTTGGAGAAGAAGACGGGCTCGGCCGGGACAAGCGGCCGAGCCCGCGAGTGCCAGGGACACCGGGAAGCGCCGCTGGGGCAACCAGTATACCGCCCTTGCGCGTGCGCGCTTGGGCATGGAGTCGCCCCCGTGTCCTGCCACTGCCTCCGTCCACCCCCAACCGCGCCTCCGTTCGCCGAGGTGAGCCTGGTGCTGCCCTGGCCGCCCTCGGGTAACCATTACTGGCGTAGCGACAGGGGGACCACGCCGCACGTCAGTGACGAGGGCAAGGCGTACAAGGCGCGAGTGAAGTCCTCGCACGTGGGCCAGCGCGCTCTCAAGGGCCCCGTGGTGCTGTCGGCCACGCTGTACCCGCCCACGCGCCAGAAGTCGGACTTGGGGAACCGACTGAAGGTGCTGGAGGACGCGCTCGAACTGGTGGCGTACCTCAACGACAACCAGGTGAGGCGCTACCGGGACGTGGCCTTCGCGGACGGGGCCCACGGCAAGTCGGCCCGGGTGGAGCTGGTGCTGAAGGGCCAGGAGTGGGCGACGCCCGAGGAGGTGGAGGCCGAGCGGGTGCG containing:
- a CDS encoding RusA family crossover junction endodeoxyribonuclease; the protein is MSCHCLRPPPTAPPFAEVSLVLPWPPSGNHYWRSDRGTTPHVSDEGKAYKARVKSSHVGQRALKGPVVLSATLYPPTRQKSDLGNRLKVLEDALELVAYLNDNQVRRYRDVAFADGAHGKSARVELVLKGQEWATPEEVEAERVRRAEQARKRRATLARNRAAKKLGRLRVTPAVRRGRAS